ATAGCTTTAACATTAGCACCACCGAACTGGTGGATGTTTTAAGAGGTATGGGATATAAGGTGAGATGGCTGAAAGAAATGAGATTGGATCCAAACAAAAGTAACCCAGATTTTTtgtgcgagtttcataatgatcaTGGCCATAGATTAGCAGATTGCAGGCTTTTACAAGGAGAGGTCAAAAATTTATTGAAGCAAGGCTATATTACTAATCTGTTCAGTGAGAAAGGGATACAATCATACATGAAGAACAGACAAGAACCCCCAAAACCTCCATCACCAAAGAGAACAGTCAATGTCATAACCGAAAGAGATGAGGTCAATGGAGTAACATACATAGCCGCGAAAAAGACATCAAAAGATATTGTCACTCACGGAAAGAGAGTCTTCCAAGTCTTGGATGGTGACAGTAAAACatttaatgatgaagatgcagacaGCTTGATGAttcctcataatgatgcactggtaatatctccacttgtacatgatactaatgtaaaacgagttttgattgatcctgGTAGCTCAGTGAACATTATTTTACTGAGGGTGGTAAATGAAATGCAAGCCAATGATAAGTTCATACCAAAGGCATTGTCTTTGTTTGGGTTTGATAATTCAAGCGTAGTTACGAAAGGGGAAGTTGTACTTGCCACATTTGCAGAAGGGGtcatcaaagatacaaagttccagtTGATAGACGCGGACATGGCCTATAATATAATCTTGggaagaccatggattcatgatatgCATGTTGTCCCATCCACGTAGCATTAAGTTATCAAATTCCCTTCACAATGTGGAATCCGACAAATCCACGGAGATCAACAAGCTTCACGAAGTATTAACTCGGTGGTGATTGCAAACACAGTATCCAATGATGCAGATGCAAAATAGCATTTACAGAATTCAATTGGGGACACTATTGTGCATATCTCAACTGAAAACGCACAAGGACAGACTGATGCCGACTCAAGACCTGATGTGATATAAGAGCCAGAGAAAAATGAGAACATTAAAAAAACCATGGAGGAGCTCGTAGTTGTAATACTATTTGTCCACTGGCCAGATAGAAAAGTTTACATCAGAGCAAATTTGAGCTTAGAGATGAAAgttaagttaattgaatttttacgtGCTAACGCATATTCCTTTGCTTGGTCGCATTCAGATATCACAGGcataccaccggatgtgatgactcatAAGCTGAATGAGGATCCATTACACCCACATGTCAAGCAAAATAAAAGGAAGCAAGGGTCCTTCAAAAATCAAGTGATCCAGGATAAGgtacaaaaccttttgaaaattggttcaatacgagaggtaaagtaccctgaCTGGTTAGCTAATACCATTGTGGTTccaaaaaagaatagaaaatggtGAGTTTGTGAagattatactgatttaaataaggcttgtcctaaagattcattTTCTTTACAGCATAtagataaattaatttattctaccgCAGGTCATAAGCTTTTAAGTTTTTTGGATGGATATTCAGGTTATAACCAGATAAAAATGGCACCCTCtagatgaggaaaaaacttcGCTTATCACAGACAGGGGAACTTACTGTAATAAAGTCAATTCATTTGGCTTGAAAAATGTTGGAGCCACATATCAGAGATTGGTGATttaaatgtttcaagaacatctgggaaaaactatggaagtctacatagacgatatgttggtcaagtcaacACAGGTGGGGGATCATTTTCAATATTTGTTtgagaccttttgagattcttcgcATGTACAACATGAAGTTAAAACCGGAAAAATGCGCTTTTGGCGTGGCTTCAAgtaagtttttaggttttcttgtttctaacagaGGCATTGAAATAAATCCTGTACATATTAAAGCTATTGAGGAAATACCAGATATACTCACGAGCAAGAAagaagtacaaagattaacaggcACGATAACAGCTCTGGGAAGATTTATATCAAAGTCATCAGAAAAaagttttaaattcttttcagtgtTGAAAAAGCAAAATCAGTTTAAATGGACTTATGAGTGCCAACAAGCTCTGAAGGACCTAAATACGTATCTATCGAATCTGCCTCTATTAGCTAAACCAAAAGACAGAGAGAGATTGCTCATTTACCTCGTTGTgtcagaagtagcggtaagtgcggCATTGGTACGTGAAGATAAAGGTAAACAATCTTCATTTTTTTACGTTAGTAAGTCTTTACTAGATGCTGAGACACGGTATCCACACCTAGAAAAGTTAcgaccttactttcagtgtcatcctattTCTATTATAACTGCTTTCCCACTAAGGAACATATTGCATAAACAGGAATTAATTGGTAGATTAACTAAATGGGAAATAGAACTCAGCGAATATGATATTATATATCAGCCTAGAACTGCAATAAAATTGCAGATGTTAGTAGATTTTGTAGCGGATTTTAGTACGAACCTAGTTCTTGAAGCAGAAAAAGAACCACAAGTGTTTACCAGAGCTAATTCAAGGACTTGGACCCTATTTATTGACGGTTCCACAAATGTTAAAGGAGAAGGTTTAGGTATTGTTCTAATTCCATCTTCGGCTGAAGTCATAAGACAGGCGATAAAATGTTATCCAATCACCAACAATGAGGTAGAGTATGAAGTTGTGATTGCAGGCTTGGAACTAGCACAAAAACTTGGTATCGAACAAATTGCGATCAAAAGTGACTCGCAACTGGTAGTTAATCAAATGCAGGGGACTTACTTGGTGAGAGAGACACGAATGAAGCAATACCTCGAAAAGGTATATACGAGAATTGCTTAGACAATTTCAAACATGTAAAGTCGTGCAAATACCCAGGGAGGAAAATACAGAAGCAGATGCATTGGCAAATCTCGTGTCTATCGCAGATGCAACAAATGTAGAAAATGTTGTTGTtgtacatttgtttcattcagcactcgatcaaaccaagagtgaggtaaattttaataatttaactttggattggagaaacaaatttATGAACTTTTTGCAGTATGGTATTTTGCCTGAGGATAAGAAGAAGTCCCAATTGTTACGGTTGAAAGCTGCCCAGTATTCTTAATTCGCAAAAATTTATATCGCAAAATGTTTGATGAACCTTTAGCACGGTGCCTCGGACCATCACAAACggaatatgtaatgagagaagtacatgagggGCATTGTAGGAATCACATCGGGGGAAGATCGTAGGTGAAGACATTAATAAGGGCAGAatattattggccaaaaatggaagaagaggcagaaaacTTCGTAGACAGGTGTGATAAATGCCAACGATATGCCAGTAACATATATCAACCAACGGAATTGTTGCATTCAGTTATATcaccatggcccttcatgaaatggggatgGACATCGTAGAGCCTTTGCATCATGCTAAAGAAAAGGTACAGTTTTTGTTAATTTTAAcgaattatttctcaaaatggatAGAAACATGTGGCTTTAAACACGTGTGAGAAAGGAAGttatagatttcgatttgagaaATATTATATGTCGATTTGGAGTTCAAAAGGAGATCGTCTGTGACAATGGCCCACAATTCATAGGCGCGAAAGTCACCAAATTCTTccaaagttggcagattaaactAATTACTTTCGCACCTTATCACCCAGCGGATAATGGACAAGCTGAGTCGAAAAATAAGGTTATCATCAATAACTTAAAAAAGCGATTGGAATAATCAAAAGGCAAATGGCCAGAAGTACTACTACGGGTACTATGGGCTTACCAAACAATGGCAAAAACTAGCACGGGCGAGACACCATTTTCACTTATGTACAGAGCAGAAGCTTTAATCTGGTGGATATAGGCAAACCAAGCACGGGGTACCACTGAAGCAACAAATGAGGAAGAGTTACGGGTAAATTTAGATTTGACAGAAGAAAGGAGGGAAGCAGTACTAATTCGAATGGCGGCTCAAAAGCAGATGACTGAACGATATTATAACAAGAAAGCCAACTTGAgttacttcaagattggggacttcgtccTCAAAAAGGTATTCCGGTCAACAAAAGCGAAAAAAgtaggaaaattgagtccaaattgggaaggcccGTATAGGGTTAGAGGCATTGCTGGAAAAGTAGTGTACGAGTTTGAAACCATGGATGGCAAGGTGTTACCATCGAATTGGAATGCAGTCCATTTGAAGAAGTATTGCTTTTAAACGAGGttaatacccacggtcaggtatcacaTAAGTTCGATTTTATTTTGTTCATTTGAATTTTACTAACCATTCTAGATGATAGGTAAAAAGTTGGCCcataccaaatgatgatattagacacGAAAGACACACGGAATACTGAATTATTCCCGGTCTAGGTTGCAACTTTTCTGATGGAAAAAAGGGTtatgcagtcatcatctaaaataTTATCTCCAAGTCCCGTTTGTATTTTCCTTTCAGGGAAAGGACCAAAAGAAAGTAGTTGATCTAGTGTTCGAGATCTTATACTTCAATACTCCAACACTGGGGGGGAATATGTATATAGAAGGTTACACAAGGAAGGAAGATGTATACAAGGGCATAGTTTAGCCTCAATCAGAACTTTGAAGAAACCCTTGaagattttcaaaaataaaaattcaaagacaTTCAAACTCTCAAAAAGGATGCAAAATATTCCCACGAGCTTCTAGGTTAAGGCCATAAATTTAGTCGAGGAAAGATATACCCGAATTTGTAAACATGCTACAATGAAAGCAGTTATGATTGTACGAACAGTTATGAAAACGATATACATACTTACTTATTTGAGagttcaaaaaataaaacttcctcaaatcaCTTCTTGTTTCATATCTACTTCATGTTTCATATCTTTTCACCAATATGAAGATGATACATCATCTTCATCAGTATTGTTAATATAAAAGGGCCCGCTTTTATAAATACCCGAACATGTTGAAGTCGCGGTCTATTAAAGCATTTTAAGTGCAAGAATAAACTCGAATATCAAAGAGCAGAAAGCATAATATGCGACAAAAGCAATAAATAAATTGACATCATTACCCCAAAAATTGGGGCGTTAAACCTTCCAAAAGATATCCAAAAACATAAGAGAATTCTAACCAAAAACCAAAAAACAAACACTTTCAACAAAAAGTCAGTAAATGGGAGAACTAGGGAGCATCATCTACCGGAGAAGAAGGATCAACTTGAGGAGAAAAGGGTTGAATGTCGACTTCATCAGGAGTAAGTCCTTCTCTGTCACCCTTGGAAGCCTCATCCTCGAGCGTAGAGAAGCTTTGATGCTGCTGAGTCTGTTCAATTATTTCTCTAGCCTTTGCAATCTCAGCATTAAGTTCAAAACCTTCATGTCTAGCTTCAGTTAAAGTCTCAAAGCGAGTGTTCAAAAAAGCCCAGCTAACATCAAGTAATGACTTATCTTCAAGGGCTTCATAATCCTTCTTTCACTGCTCGATCTCAGCTTTTAATTCTTCTTTTTCCCTCCAAGGCTTCATAAGCTGTCTTCAAATGAGCAAGAGAACTTTCAAGGAACTAAATCTTATTTGTAGAAGCGCATAGGTCTTCTTGAGTTTGGGTAAGAATTTGTACCAGGTCACCCGCGTAAACCTCTTTTTAATTAAGAAGTTTTTTCAAATTCCTTATCTCTTCAGTAGCCTTAGAATGTTGTTCAGCAAAGGAGGATTCTAGTCTATCCTTATCTTTCTCAACTTGACTAGAAGAAGCTTTTGAAACTGCTAGCTCAGCAAAGATCATTCTCAGTTGTTGTTCCAAAGCTCCTTTCTCCTTAGCAAGAACGTCTTTCTCCAGTTGAAGGCCTTCCAATTAGTCTTTCTAGTTGCCAGCCTCAGTGCGCAACTCAATTACCTATTAGTCAGTCCATGAAATCCTTTTCATAAGCTCTGTACCTATCAAAATTAATCTACAAAAaggcaaaagaagaagagttacGAATGAGAAAAAAGGAAGGAAAGGAAGATAAGTAAAGTTATACCTTAAGAGAAGAGTAAATGATGTCATTCATCAAAGTCAAATAACTGTGACCCTCCAACTTCTTCTTTTCCACGGGTCCTAGCAACGATTTTAGCCACACATCGACTTGTctagattttttcaaaaaatttccacCATTGGGGACTTCAATCAAAACTTTTTCATACCCTGCCTGCTGCTAGAAGGCTCAACTTCTACACGAGGGGCAGCAGCGGGGGCAACTATTAGGGTAATTGAAGGCAAAGAAACAGGGGGGTTAATTATAGGTGTAACTGAAAACACTAGAATAGAAGCAAGTGGCAGCTCTTTGGAAACAAGCCCGAGTTCTTCTTCACCCTCAAAGCCATGGGCGAATAACCTTTCAACGGGACTTGAGGGGAGGTTGTCTAAATTACCAACGTCttcataagaaatttccaaaGGGACACTCTCCAGCCTCCGGCTCATCAACGAGACTAAAGGGGATTAAACTTGAACGGGGGTCTTGAGAGACAGGTGTTTCATCATCTGAAACCACTCGTCTTCTGACACGCGGTTTTATCACCAAGGAACCTTCTTCGGTATCCTCTTCATCATCAGATCCATGGGCTTCGGTAGTTTTTCTCTTAGAGGAAGAAGTACTTAAAATCCGCTCTTGTGCGAAACTTACAGAAAGCCTAGCCGTGAGAACAGATGCGGGGCAGATGCAACAAATGGCAAACCCTAATAAAAAAGGGGGAAGCAAAAAAGTTATATATGAACAAGCAAAGAGGGAAAGAAACCACGAGAATAAAAAGGTACCGTGAGTCTTCACTTTTTAACCAAATTTTTGTGAAAGAAATTTCCAAGGTCTTTTATCCATGGGAGCAGCATTCAACATTTTCTCTACTCAAGCACGGAAGTGaggatttttttcaaaaacttccatggttgttgaaaaaataaatataagatTATGTAAAGGAACTCAAGACatcaaataaagtaaaagagagaAACACTTACGTGTAAAGTTCCATTTTTCTCGAAAAGGCATGTTTTCATCACCCACTAATCCACTAGTAGGGGCAGCAACAAATCGGGCGTACCAGCCACGGTCCCGGTCATCCTTGGGGCTGACTAAAACCCTTTTACTTCTAGCCAAAAGAGAAAAGACACCTgcacaaaatatttttggagaatAAAGGTGAAGTAAATGACTGAAGGTAAAAGGAGCGGAAACCAAATTCGACAAATAACGAGGGCAAGCAACTGCCCTCCACACGATGGAACCGATTTGACCAAGGCAAACATTTAAATAGCGGCAGAACTCGATGATCACTGGATCAATGGGAGGTTTGAACCCTAAAGTGAAATGATAGGTAAGACGTGATTCTTTGGTTGGCACAATGAATCAAAACTGAAAAATCTGCTTTCCAATGACATTCACGTCGGACTAAAGAAAGAAGACCTGGAGTGATCAGACTTGGGTAATGTTCAGCAGGGTTAAGGGAAGCTATAGAAGAAACTTGATTTTTCATGGCTTCATGATCTGACACGAAAGAAAATTCTTGAGGAATAATCTCATAAACTGTAGGCTCACACATGGGTTCATTCTGATCCCTACTCTTAGAAAAAGATCTAGGAGTTAAGGGGGGCTCTAGATCTAGAAGAAGATGGTTTGACGGAACTACTTTGAAAAGTAGAATTGCGAGTAGATAACGAACCAATACTGCGAA
This DNA window, taken from Nicotiana tabacum cultivar K326 chromosome 4, ASM71507v2, whole genome shotgun sequence, encodes the following:
- the LOC142179947 gene encoding uncharacterized protein LOC142179947, which gives rise to MGYKVRWLKEMRLDPNKSNPDFLCEFHNDHGHRLADCRLLQGEVKNLLKQGYITNLFSEKGIQSYMKNRQEPPKPPSPKRTVNVITERDEVNGVTYIAAKKTSKDIVTHGKRVFQVLDGDSKTFNDEDADSLMIPHNDALALSLFGFDNSSVVTKGEVVLATFAEGVIKDTKFQLIDADMAYNIILGRPWIHDMHVVPST